From Culicoidibacter larvae, a single genomic window includes:
- a CDS encoding family 1 glycosylhydrolase — protein sequence MENGFPKDFLWGGALAACQAEGAYNVDGKSLTIPDVMRFNPKLDRTITKQLKITQESIDAAKAELDDTYYPKRRGIDFYHTYKQDIALMAEMGFKVFRYSVAWARVFPGGDDAEPNELALRFYDDVIDTIISHGMVPLITISHFDMPIVLIEKFGGWYNRKLVDLYLKYCDVLFNRYKGKVQYWVTFNEINMSAKAGPKTLGILDTGQENYEEMIFQGLHHQFVAAARATELAHAIDPENKIGCMVAYFTTYAHTCKPEDALEMQNEDRMRNMFYLDVQAGGHYPYYANTYFKRRGITITMAADDLAIIAAHTADYVGMSYYMSMIASSDAENLELTSGNVTNVLKNPYLEGSEWGWQIDPVGLRYTLNHVFDRYQKPIFILENSIGAIDTLNEDGTVHDPYRIAYLESHIREMKRAVEDGVDVIGYTMWGPIDIVSSGTSEMSKRYGFIYVDQDDYGAGTKRRYRKDSFYWYKDLIATNGEKL from the coding sequence ATGGAAAATGGTTTTCCAAAAGATTTTTTGTGGGGAGGTGCATTGGCCGCATGTCAGGCGGAGGGCGCATATAATGTGGATGGTAAGTCGTTAACTATCCCTGATGTGATGCGGTTTAATCCGAAACTAGATCGTACAATTACCAAGCAGTTGAAGATTACTCAGGAATCGATTGATGCTGCCAAAGCTGAGTTGGATGATACGTATTATCCCAAGCGACGCGGTATTGATTTCTATCATACTTACAAACAAGATATTGCTTTGATGGCAGAGATGGGCTTTAAGGTATTCCGCTATTCAGTTGCTTGGGCACGGGTATTTCCCGGTGGCGATGATGCCGAACCAAATGAACTGGCATTACGATTTTATGATGATGTAATCGATACGATTATTAGTCATGGTATGGTGCCGTTGATTACTATTTCGCATTTTGATATGCCGATTGTGCTGATTGAAAAGTTTGGTGGTTGGTATAATCGTAAGTTGGTTGATTTGTACCTTAAGTATTGTGATGTTTTGTTTAATCGCTATAAGGGTAAGGTACAGTACTGGGTTACCTTTAATGAGATTAATATGAGTGCTAAAGCCGGTCCGAAGACACTAGGTATTTTAGATACCGGACAGGAAAATTATGAGGAAATGATTTTCCAAGGTTTGCATCATCAGTTTGTAGCAGCGGCGCGGGCAACTGAGTTAGCACATGCAATTGATCCAGAAAATAAAATTGGCTGTATGGTTGCTTACTTTACTACATATGCACACACGTGTAAGCCGGAAGATGCGCTGGAGATGCAAAATGAGGACCGCATGCGCAATATGTTCTACCTCGATGTTCAGGCGGGCGGGCATTATCCGTATTATGCGAATACTTATTTTAAGCGTCGAGGCATTACGATTACGATGGCTGCCGATGATTTGGCAATCATTGCCGCACACACGGCTGATTATGTCGGAATGTCATACTATATGTCAATGATTGCCAGCAGTGATGCTGAGAATTTGGAACTGACCTCTGGGAATGTTACAAATGTGTTGAAGAATCCTTATCTCGAGGGCAGTGAATGGGGCTGGCAAATTGATCCGGTGGGACTTCGTTATACGTTGAATCATGTGTTTGATCGTTATCAGAAACCGATTTTTATTTTGGAGAATAGCATTGGTGCGATCGATACTTTAAATGAAGATGGTACGGTGCATGACCCTTACCGGATTGCTTATTTGGAGTCGCATATTCGTGAGATGAAACGCGCTGTTGAAGATGGTGTGGATGTCATTGGTTATACGATGTGGGGGCCGATTGATATTGTCAGTTCGGGAACTTCGGAGATGTCAAAACGCTATGGATTTATCTATGTAGATCAGGATGATTACGGTGCTGGAACCAAGCGACGCTATCGTAAAGACTCTTTTTACTGGTATAAAGATTTAATCGCGACCAATGGTGAAAAATTATAA